A single Anopheles arabiensis isolate DONGOLA chromosome 2, AaraD3, whole genome shotgun sequence DNA region contains:
- the LOC120899937 gene encoding phosphatidylinositol transfer protein alpha isoform isoform X1: protein MLIKEFRVTLPLTVEEYQVAQLYCVAEVSKNETGGGEGIEVLKNEPFDNYPLLGGKYNSGQYTYKIYHLASKVPAFIRLLAPKGSLEVHEEAWNAYPYCRTVITNPGYMKDNFIICIESLHVADAGDQPNAHELTPEKLKQRDVVHIDIANDPVSQTDYRETEDPTKFKSKKTGRGPLVGPDWKKSVSPVMTCYKLVTCEFKWFGLQSRIENFIQKSERRLFTIFHRQVFCWMDSWHGLTMQDIRELEDKTKEELDKQRHVGEVRGMRAESD, encoded by the exons TACCAAGTAGCACAGCTGTACTGCGTGGCGGAAGTGTCCAAAAACGAAACCGGTGGCGGCGAAGGTATTGAGGTGCTGAAAAATGAACCCTTTGACAACTATCCACTGCTCG GTGGAAAGTACAATTCCGGCCAGTATACGTACAAAATCTATCATTTGGCCTCGAAGGTACCGGCCTTCATCCGGCTGCTCGCACCCAAGGGATCGCTAGAAGTGCACGAGGAAGCCTGGAATGCATATCCGTACTGCCGGACAGTCATAACC AATCCCGGCTACATGAAGGATAATTTCATCATCTGTATCGAATCATTACACGTCGCCGACGCCGGCGATCAACCTAAT GCCCATGAGTTGACGCCGGAAAAGCTAAAGCAGCGCGACGTGGTGCACATCGACATTGCAAACGATCCCGTCTCGCAGACGGACTACAGAGAGACCGAGGATCCCACGAA GTTCAAGTCGAAGAAAACTGGCCGTGGCCCGCTGGTCGGCCCGGACTGGAAGAAGAGCGTGTCGCCGGTAATGACCTGCTATAAGCTGGTCACCTGCGAGTTTAAATGGTTCGGGCTGCAGTCCAGAATAGAGAACTTCATCCAGAAGTCGGAGCGGAGACTGTTCACCATATTCCACCG GCAAGTGTTCTGCTGGATGGACAGCTGGCACGGACTGACGATGCAGGACATCCGTGAGCTGGAGGACAAAACCAAAGAGGAGCTGGACAAACAGCGCCATGTCGGTGAGGTGCGCGGTATGCGTGCCGAAAGTGACTAG
- the LOC120899937 gene encoding phosphatidylinositol transfer protein alpha isoform isoform X2 has translation MLIKEFRVTLPLTVEEYQVAQLYCVAEVSKNETGGGEGIEVLKNEPFDNYPLLGGKYNSGQYTYKIYHLASKVPAFIRLLAPKGSLEVHEEAWNAYPYCRTVITNPNWMKEKMTITIDTYSIDGDDDLENAHELTPEKLKQRDVVHIDIANDPVSQTDYRETEDPTKFKSKKTGRGPLVGPDWKKSVSPVMTCYKLVTCEFKWFGLQSRIENFIQKSERRLFTIFHRQVFCWMDSWHGLTMQDIRELEDKTKEELDKQRHVGEVRGMRAESD, from the exons TACCAAGTAGCACAGCTGTACTGCGTGGCGGAAGTGTCCAAAAACGAAACCGGTGGCGGCGAAGGTATTGAGGTGCTGAAAAATGAACCCTTTGACAACTATCCACTGCTCG GTGGAAAGTACAATTCCGGCCAGTATACGTACAAAATCTATCATTTGGCCTCGAAGGTACCGGCCTTCATCCGGCTGCTCGCACCCAAGGGATCGCTAGAAGTGCACGAGGAAGCCTGGAATGCATATCCGTACTGCCGGACAGTCATAACC AATCCCAATTGGATGAAGGAGAAGATGACCATCACGATCGACACGTACAGTATCGATGGTGACGACGATCTCGAGAAC GCCCATGAGTTGACGCCGGAAAAGCTAAAGCAGCGCGACGTGGTGCACATCGACATTGCAAACGATCCCGTCTCGCAGACGGACTACAGAGAGACCGAGGATCCCACGAA GTTCAAGTCGAAGAAAACTGGCCGTGGCCCGCTGGTCGGCCCGGACTGGAAGAAGAGCGTGTCGCCGGTAATGACCTGCTATAAGCTGGTCACCTGCGAGTTTAAATGGTTCGGGCTGCAGTCCAGAATAGAGAACTTCATCCAGAAGTCGGAGCGGAGACTGTTCACCATATTCCACCG GCAAGTGTTCTGCTGGATGGACAGCTGGCACGGACTGACGATGCAGGACATCCGTGAGCTGGAGGACAAAACCAAAGAGGAGCTGGACAAACAGCGCCATGTCGGTGAGGTGCGCGGTATGCGTGCCGAAAGTGACTAG